A genomic stretch from Microbacterium luteolum includes:
- a CDS encoding sensor histidine kinase, giving the protein MTAVIGFVSLILVIVAIITSATLGRTLEDQLDQKLYGNARALASLVAQFPPNLATVENVLERPVSQVPPGLLFAVSNQVTGTSGVIFSSVEGDLSGDTESLTDAQLSQVAKALDGNHVANVTIDGIGSYRVAITSTADNVAVVAGLPRDDIQNQLATLLTVIALATLGGLILLALTTAITIRVSLRPLRAVASTATRVANQQLDRGEVIITERVPASEADPRTETGLVGAALNKLLDHVNTSLAARQKNEEQMRRFVADASHELRTPLASIRGYSELSLRALRQGGGAGSLDAVESTTSSLERIQAQSLRMTRLVEDLLLLARLDEGRELVYGTVDLTQLALEGLSDARPTAVDHHWVIDVPDEPVTIVGDAGRMHQVVANLLANARTHTPAGTTITLSVGQEGQDAVLRVHDDGPGIDPALRDELFARFARGDTSRARQTGGTGLGLAIVKAIVDGHGGTITAASEPGDTTFTVRLPITPAAATESED; this is encoded by the coding sequence ATGACCGCCGTGATCGGGTTCGTGTCGCTGATCCTCGTCATCGTCGCCATCATCACCAGCGCGACCCTGGGAAGAACGCTGGAGGATCAGCTCGACCAGAAGCTGTACGGCAATGCCCGGGCGCTCGCGTCGCTCGTCGCGCAGTTCCCGCCGAATCTCGCCACCGTCGAGAACGTCCTCGAGAGACCTGTCTCCCAGGTGCCGCCAGGGCTCCTCTTCGCCGTCTCGAACCAGGTCACCGGCACGAGCGGCGTCATCTTCTCGAGTGTCGAGGGGGATCTCAGCGGCGACACGGAGAGCCTCACGGACGCGCAGCTGTCGCAGGTCGCCAAGGCACTCGACGGCAATCACGTCGCGAACGTCACGATCGACGGCATCGGCTCTTATCGGGTGGCCATCACGTCGACGGCCGACAATGTCGCCGTCGTGGCCGGGCTCCCCCGGGACGACATCCAGAATCAGCTCGCGACGCTGCTCACCGTGATCGCCCTGGCCACTCTCGGCGGCCTCATCCTGCTGGCCCTGACCACCGCGATCACGATCCGGGTCAGTCTGCGCCCGCTCCGCGCTGTCGCATCCACGGCGACCCGGGTGGCGAACCAGCAGCTGGACCGCGGCGAGGTCATCATCACCGAGCGCGTCCCGGCATCCGAGGCCGATCCGCGCACCGAGACGGGTCTCGTCGGCGCCGCCCTCAACAAGCTCCTCGACCACGTGAACACGTCGCTCGCCGCGCGGCAGAAGAACGAGGAGCAGATGCGGCGCTTCGTCGCCGACGCCAGCCACGAGCTGCGCACACCTCTCGCCTCGATCCGCGGTTACTCGGAACTGTCCCTGCGCGCCTTGCGCCAGGGCGGCGGAGCCGGTTCGCTCGACGCCGTCGAGAGCACGACGTCGTCGTTGGAGCGCATCCAGGCGCAGTCGCTGAGGATGACGCGGCTGGTCGAGGACCTGCTGCTGCTCGCCCGACTCGACGAGGGACGCGAACTCGTCTACGGCACGGTGGATCTGACGCAGCTCGCTCTCGAAGGGCTCTCGGATGCACGCCCGACCGCCGTCGACCACCACTGGGTCATCGACGTGCCCGACGAGCCCGTCACGATCGTCGGCGACGCCGGGCGGATGCACCAGGTCGTGGCGAATCTGCTGGCGAATGCGCGGACGCACACGCCGGCCGGCACCACGATCACGCTCAGCGTCGGCCAGGAGGGTCAGGATGCCGTCCTGCGCGTCCACGACGACGGACCCGGCATCGATCCCGCCCTCCGGGATGAGCTGTTCGCCCGCTTCGCTCGTGGCGACACGTCCCGGGCACGGCAGACGGGCGGCACCGGTCTCGGCCTCGCGATCGTGAAGGCGATCGTCGACGGCCATGGCGGCACCATCACTGCGGCCAGCGAACCCGGCGACACGACCTTCACGGTGCGCCTCCCGATCACCCCGGCAGCGGCCACCGAGTCCGAGGACTGA
- a CDS encoding methionine ABC transporter permease produces the protein MDRLIELGPEFWQAALETLYMTSFALVLGGVLGLVIGIILYVTRPGGLVQNAFVSTIANLAVNFFRPIPFVIFMAVAQPFARAVVGVGIGTTAGAFIIGLAAAFAIGRIVEQHLVSVSPGVIEAARSMGAGPWRILFTVAIPESLGPLILGYTFIVVALIDMTAMAGLIGGGGLGAFAQIYGFRQFEPVVMWAAIVLIVVFVHFVQLLGTKLARKIMRR, from the coding sequence ATGGATCGTCTGATCGAACTCGGGCCGGAGTTCTGGCAAGCGGCCCTCGAGACCCTCTACATGACCTCGTTCGCGCTCGTCCTCGGCGGTGTGCTGGGCCTCGTCATCGGCATCATCCTCTACGTGACGCGACCGGGAGGGCTCGTGCAGAACGCGTTCGTCTCGACGATCGCGAACCTCGCCGTCAACTTCTTCCGTCCTATTCCGTTCGTGATCTTCATGGCCGTGGCGCAGCCGTTCGCCCGCGCGGTCGTCGGCGTCGGCATCGGCACCACGGCCGGCGCCTTCATCATCGGCCTCGCCGCGGCCTTCGCGATCGGCCGCATCGTCGAGCAGCACCTGGTCTCGGTCTCGCCCGGTGTGATCGAGGCTGCACGATCGATGGGCGCCGGGCCCTGGCGCATCCTCTTCACGGTCGCGATCCCCGAGTCGCTCGGGCCGCTCATCCTCGGCTACACGTTCATCGTCGTGGCACTCATCGACATGACCGCGATGGCCGGCCTCATCGGCGGCGGCGGTCTCGGCGCGTTCGCGCAGATCTACGGCTTCCGGCAGTTCGAGCCGGTCGTGATGTGGGCCGCGATCGTGCTGATCGTCGTGTTCGTGCACTTCGTGCAGCTGCTCGGCACGAAGCTCGCGCGCAAGATCATGCGCCGCTGA
- a CDS encoding FMN-binding protein, protein MIRTTVPTSVHKGAALIGVAGLLVLAGCSSTPEAKEPTNGADTGTDSASTEAPSGGDTAGAYTDGTYTADGSYQTPETVEKISVTLTLADGVVTDVEVTGDPQAPETEEYQGQFIAGIADVVEGKSIDELNVSRVAGSSLTSGGFNDAVESIKEQAAA, encoded by the coding sequence ATGATCCGCACGACCGTACCGACCTCTGTCCACAAGGGAGCCGCCCTCATCGGCGTCGCAGGACTCCTCGTCCTCGCCGGCTGCTCCAGCACCCCTGAAGCGAAAGAACCGACCAACGGCGCCGACACCGGCACCGACAGCGCTTCCACCGAAGCGCCGAGCGGCGGCGACACCGCAGGCGCCTACACCGATGGCACCTACACCGCCGACGGCTCGTACCAGACGCCCGAGACGGTCGAGAAGATCTCCGTGACGCTGACCCTCGCCGACGGCGTCGTGACCGACGTCGAGGTGACCGGCGATCCGCAGGCTCCCGAGACCGAGGAGTACCAGGGCCAGTTCATCGCCGGCATCGCCGATGTCGTCGAGGGCAAGTCGATCGACGAGCTGAACGTCAGCCGCGTCGCAGGATCCTCGCTCACCAGCGGTGGCTTCAACGACGCCGTCGAGTCGATCAAGGAGCAGGCGGCCGCCTAG
- a CDS encoding FAD:protein FMN transferase, translating to MATWRFDAIGTRWEIETAAELDESDRVAVTDEIGRFDREWSRFRADSDVTRLGRAGGTLVSTDAGVMLDAYRDLTTATDGAVNPLVADSLAALGYDADYTLVAGEPVRAPAAWVERVSWTDAAATASGPSLLDIGALGKGRLVDLVMDVLAETPGDLVVDAGGDMRVRGAAVRVGLEHPYDPAKAIGVVELRDQALCASAVNRRAWGDGLHHVLDARTGIPVRTWAATWALAPDAMRADAVATALFFDGGPALAERWGVEWVRMATDGRIQRSPGCPAEVFVAGSGHAVRPAVQN from the coding sequence ATGGCGACCTGGCGATTCGACGCGATCGGCACCCGCTGGGAGATCGAGACGGCGGCCGAGCTGGACGAAAGCGATCGCGTGGCCGTCACCGATGAGATCGGGCGCTTCGATCGCGAGTGGTCGCGTTTCCGCGCCGACTCCGACGTCACCCGGCTCGGTCGCGCGGGCGGAACGCTCGTCTCGACCGACGCCGGGGTGATGCTCGATGCGTACCGAGACCTCACCACCGCGACGGACGGGGCGGTGAACCCGCTGGTGGCGGACAGCCTCGCCGCCCTCGGTTACGACGCGGACTACACGCTCGTCGCGGGTGAGCCGGTGCGGGCGCCCGCCGCCTGGGTGGAGCGCGTGTCGTGGACGGACGCCGCCGCGACGGCATCCGGTCCCTCGCTCCTCGACATCGGCGCGCTCGGCAAGGGACGGCTGGTCGACCTGGTCATGGACGTGCTCGCGGAGACGCCGGGCGACCTCGTGGTCGACGCCGGGGGAGACATGCGCGTGCGCGGCGCGGCCGTTCGCGTGGGGCTCGAGCATCCGTACGACCCTGCCAAGGCCATCGGCGTCGTCGAGCTGCGCGATCAGGCGCTGTGCGCGTCCGCCGTCAACAGACGTGCCTGGGGTGACGGCCTGCACCACGTCCTCGACGCGCGTACCGGCATCCCGGTGCGCACATGGGCGGCGACCTGGGCGCTCGCGCCGGACGCGATGAGAGCGGATGCCGTGGCGACCGCCCTCTTCTTCGACGGCGGCCCGGCGCTCGCGGAGCGGTGGGGTGTCGAATGGGTGCGGATGGCGACCGACGGCCGGATCCAGCGATCGCCCGGGTGTCCGGCCGAGGTCTTCGTCGCCGGGAGCGGGCACGCCGTACGTCCCGCCGTTCAGAACTAG
- a CDS encoding pseudouridine synthase — protein sequence MPSPLPMRDGVGATRLHVPLRGPWPTVSAYMVERFFHLDPELLLHRFDKGDIVASDGSAVARDAPLGSVEFVWYYREPPTEQAIPFTEEILHQDDHLVVVDKPHFLPTTPGGKFLQNSALVRLRNRLGNPDLAPIHRLDRATAGLLMFAARPATRGAYQLLFEKRQVQKVYEAVSARPAEWDQTRFPLVYRNHIEKLRAQVRVEVDDEREPNAETLIEVIDADERVVHTLLRPHSGKMHQLRVHLAAVGLGILNDRFYPELLDDGPDDYARPLQLLARELRFVDPLSGEDRVFTTRRVLAEAPVSGA from the coding sequence ATGCCCTCTCCCCTCCCCATGCGCGACGGCGTGGGCGCGACGCGGCTCCACGTGCCGCTGCGCGGACCGTGGCCGACGGTCTCGGCGTACATGGTGGAGCGCTTCTTCCATCTCGATCCCGAACTGCTGCTGCATCGGTTCGACAAGGGCGACATCGTGGCGAGCGACGGGTCGGCGGTGGCGCGCGACGCCCCACTCGGCTCCGTGGAGTTCGTCTGGTACTACCGCGAGCCGCCGACGGAGCAGGCGATCCCGTTCACCGAGGAGATCCTGCACCAGGACGATCACCTCGTGGTGGTCGACAAGCCGCACTTCCTGCCGACGACTCCGGGCGGGAAGTTCCTGCAGAACTCCGCCCTGGTGCGGCTGCGCAACCGTCTCGGGAATCCCGACCTCGCGCCGATCCACCGCCTGGACCGCGCGACGGCCGGACTGCTGATGTTCGCGGCGCGCCCGGCGACGCGCGGCGCCTACCAGCTGCTGTTCGAGAAGCGGCAGGTGCAGAAGGTGTACGAGGCCGTGTCCGCTCGGCCGGCGGAGTGGGACCAGACCCGCTTCCCGCTCGTCTACCGCAATCACATCGAGAAGCTGCGCGCCCAGGTGCGCGTCGAGGTCGACGACGAGCGCGAACCGAACGCCGAGACCCTGATCGAGGTGATCGACGCCGATGAACGGGTCGTGCACACCCTGCTGCGACCTCACAGCGGCAAGATGCACCAGCTGCGCGTGCATCTCGCCGCCGTCGGCCTCGGCATCCTGAACGACCGGTTCTACCCGGAGCTGCTCGATGATGGGCCGGACGACTACGCGCGACCGCTCCAGCTGCTCGCGCGCGAACTGCGATTCGTCGATCCGCTGAGCGGCGAGGATCGCGTGTTCACCACCCGGCGGGTGCTGGCAGAGGCACCCGTCAGCGGCGCATGA
- a CDS encoding MarR family winged helix-turn-helix transcriptional regulator, with protein sequence MSEEDEVDRIVGAWNTQRPDLDFSPLEVLSRMDRLSRHLDRARRDVFRRSDLEPWEWDVLSALRRAGTPFQLSPKQLLQQTLVSSGTMTNRIDRLVARRLVHREADPGDGRSVLVTLTEDGRTRVDAAITRLVDVEAELLRALSRGDRDRLAALLRKLSLSFD encoded by the coding sequence ATGAGCGAAGAGGATGAGGTCGATCGGATCGTCGGTGCGTGGAACACGCAGCGACCCGACCTCGACTTCTCCCCGCTCGAGGTGCTGTCCCGGATGGACCGTCTCTCCCGGCACCTGGACCGCGCCCGCCGCGACGTCTTCCGTCGCAGCGACCTGGAGCCGTGGGAGTGGGACGTGCTCTCCGCGCTGCGGCGAGCGGGAACGCCGTTCCAGCTCTCCCCCAAGCAGCTGCTCCAGCAGACACTGGTGTCGAGCGGCACCATGACGAACCGCATCGACCGTCTCGTCGCACGTCGCCTGGTGCACCGCGAAGCCGATCCCGGCGATGGGCGCAGCGTGCTCGTCACTCTCACCGAAGACGGCCGCACGCGGGTGGATGCCGCGATCACGCGCCTCGTCGACGTCGAGGCCGAGCTGCTCCGCGCCCTCTCGCGGGGCGACCGCGATCGCCTGGCTGCGTTGCTGCGCAAGCTCAGCCTCAGCTTCGACTGA
- the glmU gene encoding bifunctional UDP-N-acetylglucosamine diphosphorylase/glucosamine-1-phosphate N-acetyltransferase GlmU: MTGNLAIIILAAGQGTRMKSRLPKVLHPIGGRPLVGHVLTTAARLEAQHIEVVVRHERDQVVAALTADYPDAVFIDQDDVPGTGRAVQVAIDALPGDFDGDVLVLSGDVPLLEVETLRGLIDGHRAAAAAATLLSARLDDPTGYGRVIRDAAGTVQRIVEQKDATADEAAVTEINAGVYVFRAPELRTYLAQVGQDNAQGEMYLTTVIELLRAADQRVAAEIAVDTASTFGINDRIQLAEAGRVLNDRIVRRWQREGVTVIDPATTWIDDDANLSPDVTILPNTHILRATVIAPGAIIGPDTTLVDCEVGENAIVRRTDATLAVIGAEATVGPFSFLRPGTVLGAKGKIGAYVETKNAEIGEGSKVPHLSYVGDATIGRGVNLGASTITANYDDVNKHRTEIGDEVHTGSHTVLVAPVRLGAGAKTAAGAVVRKDVPAGALAMSVAPQRNVEGWVEKNRAGTGAADAASRENSAE, translated from the coding sequence ATGACAGGTAACCTCGCGATCATCATCCTCGCCGCAGGCCAGGGCACGCGCATGAAGTCGCGCCTCCCCAAGGTGCTGCACCCCATCGGCGGACGCCCGCTGGTCGGGCACGTCCTGACCACTGCTGCACGGCTGGAGGCGCAGCACATCGAAGTCGTCGTGCGTCACGAACGCGACCAGGTCGTCGCGGCGCTCACCGCCGACTACCCGGACGCCGTGTTCATCGACCAGGACGACGTCCCCGGCACCGGACGCGCGGTGCAGGTCGCGATCGACGCCCTGCCCGGCGACTTCGACGGAGACGTGCTCGTGCTCTCCGGCGACGTCCCGCTGCTCGAGGTCGAGACCCTGCGCGGGCTCATCGACGGGCACCGTGCCGCCGCCGCTGCGGCCACCCTCCTCAGCGCGCGCCTCGACGATCCCACCGGCTACGGTCGCGTCATCCGCGACGCCGCGGGCACCGTGCAGCGCATCGTCGAGCAGAAGGACGCCACGGCCGACGAAGCGGCCGTGACCGAGATCAACGCCGGCGTCTACGTCTTCCGGGCGCCCGAGCTGCGCACCTACCTCGCGCAGGTCGGCCAGGACAACGCCCAGGGCGAGATGTACCTCACCACCGTGATCGAGCTGCTCCGCGCCGCCGACCAGCGCGTCGCGGCCGAGATCGCCGTCGACACGGCCTCGACCTTCGGAATCAACGACCGCATCCAGCTCGCCGAAGCCGGCCGCGTGCTCAACGACCGCATCGTCCGCCGCTGGCAGCGCGAAGGCGTCACCGTGATCGATCCGGCGACCACCTGGATCGACGACGACGCGAACCTGTCGCCCGACGTCACGATCCTCCCGAACACCCACATCCTGCGTGCCACCGTCATCGCGCCGGGCGCCATCATCGGCCCCGACACGACGCTCGTCGACTGCGAGGTGGGGGAGAACGCGATCGTCCGCCGCACCGACGCGACGCTCGCCGTGATCGGAGCCGAAGCCACCGTCGGCCCGTTCTCGTTCCTCCGCCCCGGCACGGTCCTCGGCGCGAAGGGCAAGATCGGCGCCTACGTCGAGACCAAGAACGCCGAGATCGGCGAAGGCAGCAAGGTGCCGCACCTCTCCTACGTCGGCGACGCGACGATCGGACGCGGCGTCAACCTCGGCGCGAGCACGATCACCGCCAACTACGACGACGTGAACAAGCACCGCACCGAGATCGGCGATGAGGTGCACACCGGGTCTCACACGGTGCTCGTCGCGCCCGTTAGGCTGGGAGCAGGTGCGAAGACCGCCGCAGGCGCCGTCGTCCGCAAGGATGTCCCCGCCGGTGCGCTGGCCATGAGCGTCGCCCCTCAGCGCAACGTCGAGGGGTGGGTCGAGAAGAACAGAGCAGGCACGGGTGCGGCGGATGCTGCATCCCGGGAGAATTCGGCGGAATAG
- a CDS encoding methionine ABC transporter ATP-binding protein: MPIVSLTNVSKAYPSRNPGDGEIIAVDDVTLEIEKGDVFGIIGYSGAGKSTLVRLINALEPATAGSILVDGVDITSLKESELRRIRGGIGMIFQQFNLFSSRSVKANIAYPLTLAGWKKADIEARVTELLSFVGLSDKAKAYPEQLSGGQKQRVGIARALATGPAILLADEATSALDPQTTHEVLDLLKRVNKEQGVTIVVITHEMDVIQTIATKVAVMERGRVIEQGDVFDVFSAPQNPASQRFVGTVVKGIPSPAELAVLRERHQGRIVTFSFRDGDSSQAQVFLDLANAGLDFELVFGGINDIRGRAFGHLTLAIRGDGAAIDRALAGIGERVEVTEIAGEEAR; the protein is encoded by the coding sequence ATGCCGATCGTGAGCCTGACGAACGTATCGAAGGCCTACCCTTCGCGGAACCCCGGAGACGGCGAGATCATCGCGGTCGATGACGTGACCCTCGAGATCGAGAAGGGCGACGTGTTCGGCATCATCGGATACTCCGGTGCCGGCAAGTCGACGCTCGTGCGCCTGATCAATGCGCTGGAGCCGGCCACCGCCGGCAGCATCCTCGTCGACGGGGTCGACATCACCTCGCTCAAGGAGAGCGAGCTCCGGCGCATCCGCGGCGGCATCGGCATGATCTTCCAGCAGTTCAACCTCTTCTCCTCGCGCAGCGTCAAGGCGAACATCGCCTACCCGCTCACGCTCGCCGGGTGGAAGAAGGCCGACATCGAGGCCAGGGTCACCGAGCTGCTGTCGTTCGTCGGGCTGTCCGACAAGGCGAAGGCCTACCCCGAGCAGCTCTCCGGTGGCCAGAAGCAGCGCGTCGGCATCGCCCGCGCGCTCGCGACGGGGCCTGCGATCCTCCTCGCCGACGAGGCGACCAGCGCACTCGACCCGCAGACCACTCACGAGGTGCTCGACCTGCTCAAGCGCGTGAACAAGGAGCAGGGCGTGACGATCGTCGTCATCACCCACGAGATGGACGTCATCCAGACCATCGCCACGAAGGTCGCCGTGATGGAGCGCGGCCGGGTCATCGAGCAGGGCGACGTGTTCGACGTGTTCTCGGCCCCGCAGAACCCGGCATCGCAGCGCTTCGTCGGCACCGTCGTCAAGGGCATCCCGTCGCCCGCGGAGCTGGCCGTGCTGCGCGAGCGTCATCAGGGACGCATCGTCACCTTCTCGTTCCGCGACGGGGACTCGTCGCAGGCGCAGGTGTTCCTGGACCTCGCGAACGCGGGCCTCGACTTCGAGCTCGTCTTCGGCGGCATCAACGACATCCGCGGGCGGGCCTTCGGACATCTCACGCTCGCGATCCGGGGGGACGGCGCGGCGATCGACCGCGCGCTGGCCGGGATCGGCGAACGCGTCGAAGTCACCGAGATCGCCGGAGAGGAGGCACGCTGA
- a CDS encoding GNAT family N-acetyltransferase translates to MSIVIARVETATPALAAFLDAHHADMADTAPAESRHALPFDRLLVPGVRLFASFDDGRPVATGALAALDDEHEELKSMRTDPDVRGKGLGRAMLAFLIADATARGIRRISLETGSMEFFLPARTLYAGAGFVECPPFGSYRPDPLSTFMTLALPAASVASEVRTG, encoded by the coding sequence ATGAGCATCGTCATCGCACGGGTCGAGACCGCGACCCCGGCTCTCGCCGCCTTCCTCGACGCCCATCACGCCGACATGGCGGACACGGCACCGGCGGAGAGCCGGCACGCGCTGCCGTTCGACCGCCTCCTCGTCCCCGGTGTGCGCCTCTTCGCGTCGTTCGACGACGGGCGGCCGGTCGCCACCGGCGCACTCGCCGCGCTCGACGACGAGCACGAGGAGCTCAAATCGATGCGCACGGATCCGGACGTGCGCGGCAAGGGCCTCGGGCGGGCCATGCTCGCCTTCCTGATCGCGGATGCCACGGCTCGCGGCATCCGCCGGATCTCGCTGGAGACCGGCAGCATGGAGTTCTTCCTCCCGGCCCGCACGCTCTACGCCGGCGCCGGATTCGTCGAGTGCCCGCCGTTCGGGAGCTATCGTCCCGATCCGCTCAGCACCTTCATGACGCTCGCTCTGCCGGCGGCGTCCGTCGCATCGGAGGTCCGCACGGGATAA
- a CDS encoding FAD-dependent oxidoreductase, giving the protein MITSLAAARQRVLAVLGSLSMYRLVLFALAALAAIALVLSLLGVIVSPTPLELVASFLVLAVVISVVDAAAQRILRLPWRIESSLVTALILLFVLRPGLEPASLVGLALAGALASLSKYLIAWRGRHILNPAAFGAAVVSILGAFGAFEWLGTSSSWWIGTPSMAIPVAVLGLAVLWRTEKVRVVLVFLVVAVAVSIVRQAVQAQQFDIAFDFVTALQFAVLQSPFLFLGAFMVSEPLTLPPRRRQQFVVAAVVGLLAGWPLSVAGLFTLGQERALLIGNLVAFAFALRGSVRLVLERREFVTPTAQELTFRAKGKVKFLPGQYLELDVPHHRPDARGTRREFSIVSAPADLPTLRIAYKNGDQKHPSSYKRALAEAAPGTTLAVTGTWGDFILPRGDAPILMVAAGIGVTPFVSQLRQLQATGQHRDVVLVYVASESGELAFRDELAATGVRTVVFTRDEPSDLPAHWTWGQGARLDADTLERAVEDIGTRHAFISGPPRLIADLAPALQKARNLTTDAFAGY; this is encoded by the coding sequence GTGATCACGTCTCTCGCCGCCGCACGTCAACGGGTCCTCGCCGTCCTCGGCTCGCTTTCGATGTATCGCCTCGTGCTCTTCGCACTCGCGGCGCTCGCCGCCATCGCGCTCGTGCTGTCGCTGCTCGGCGTGATCGTCTCGCCGACGCCGCTGGAGCTGGTGGCCTCGTTCCTGGTGCTCGCGGTCGTGATCTCCGTCGTCGATGCCGCCGCGCAGCGCATCCTCCGCCTGCCCTGGCGAATCGAGTCGTCGCTGGTCACGGCGCTGATCCTCCTCTTCGTGCTCCGGCCCGGCCTGGAGCCGGCGTCGCTGGTCGGGCTGGCGCTCGCCGGTGCGCTGGCCAGCCTGTCGAAGTACCTGATCGCGTGGCGCGGGCGACACATCCTCAACCCCGCCGCGTTCGGTGCGGCCGTCGTCTCGATCCTGGGAGCCTTCGGTGCGTTCGAGTGGCTCGGCACCTCGTCGTCCTGGTGGATCGGCACGCCGTCGATGGCGATCCCGGTCGCGGTGCTCGGCCTCGCCGTGCTCTGGCGCACCGAGAAGGTGCGGGTCGTGCTGGTCTTCCTCGTCGTCGCGGTCGCCGTGTCGATCGTGCGGCAGGCCGTGCAGGCGCAGCAGTTCGACATCGCCTTCGACTTCGTGACGGCGCTCCAGTTCGCGGTGCTGCAGTCCCCGTTCCTGTTCCTCGGAGCGTTCATGGTCTCGGAGCCGCTGACCCTTCCTCCGCGCCGTCGCCAGCAGTTCGTGGTGGCTGCGGTGGTCGGACTGCTCGCGGGATGGCCGCTCTCGGTCGCCGGGCTCTTCACCCTCGGCCAGGAGCGTGCGCTGCTGATCGGGAACCTGGTGGCCTTCGCCTTCGCGCTGCGCGGGTCCGTGCGGCTGGTGCTCGAGCGTCGCGAGTTCGTCACGCCGACGGCCCAGGAGCTGACGTTCCGCGCCAAGGGGAAGGTGAAGTTCCTCCCCGGCCAGTATCTCGAGCTCGATGTGCCGCATCACCGGCCGGACGCCCGCGGAACCCGACGGGAGTTCAGCATCGTGTCGGCGCCGGCGGACCTGCCGACGCTGCGCATCGCCTACAAGAACGGCGATCAGAAGCATCCGTCCAGCTACAAGCGCGCGCTCGCCGAGGCCGCGCCGGGCACGACGCTGGCCGTCACCGGCACGTGGGGGGACTTCATCCTCCCTCGAGGCGACGCGCCGATCCTCATGGTGGCCGCCGGCATCGGCGTCACGCCGTTCGTCTCCCAGCTGCGCCAGCTGCAGGCGACGGGGCAGCATCGCGACGTCGTGCTGGTGTACGTGGCATCCGAGTCCGGCGAGCTCGCGTTCCGCGACGAGCTCGCGGCGACCGGCGTGCGCACCGTGGTCTTCACGCGGGACGAGCCCTCCGACCTGCCCGCGCATTGGACGTGGGGGCAGGGTGCCCGGCTCGACGCCGACACGCTCGAACGCGCGGTCGAGGACATCGGGACGCGACACGCGTTCATCTCCGGCCCGCCCCGGCTGATCGCCGATCTCGCGCCCGCGCTGCAGAAGGCCCGGAACCTCACGACCGACGCGTTCGCCGGGTACTGA
- a CDS encoding ribose-phosphate diphosphokinase has translation MARKKKIVDLDRDNGVAPGLVAKTKKRLVIAGGRSHPALTAAVAEALGTEIAPTEHRTFASGEIYARFEVSIRGCDLFLFQTFGEPVNEWLMETLIMIDAAKRASAKRITVVAPYYPYSRQDKKGRGREPISARLVADLLKTAGADRVMSVDLHAAQIQGFFDGPVDHLFAKPVLLDHFQRTLSPEDREILTVVSPDMGRVRVADTWSDSLGAPLAIIHKRRDPKVANQVSVHEIVGTVEGRTCLLVDDMIDTGGTIVKAAQALKAAGAHRVIVAATHAIFSDPANERLQDPSIDEVVVTDTIPLTESRRWDRLTILPIAPLLARAVHEVFEDGSVTSMFGGDA, from the coding sequence ATGGCGCGCAAGAAGAAGATCGTCGATCTGGATCGCGACAACGGCGTGGCCCCCGGCCTCGTCGCCAAGACCAAGAAGCGCCTGGTCATCGCCGGGGGGCGTTCCCATCCCGCGCTGACCGCGGCCGTCGCGGAGGCGCTCGGCACCGAGATCGCGCCGACCGAGCACCGCACGTTCGCCTCGGGTGAGATCTACGCCCGCTTCGAGGTGTCGATCCGCGGCTGCGACCTCTTCCTCTTCCAGACGTTCGGCGAACCGGTCAACGAGTGGCTCATGGAGACGCTCATCATGATCGACGCCGCCAAGCGCGCATCGGCCAAGCGCATCACGGTCGTCGCGCCGTACTATCCGTATTCGCGTCAGGACAAGAAGGGCCGTGGTCGCGAGCCGATCAGCGCCCGACTTGTCGCCGATCTGCTCAAGACCGCCGGCGCCGACCGCGTGATGAGCGTCGACCTGCACGCCGCGCAGATCCAGGGCTTCTTCGACGGACCCGTCGACCACCTGTTCGCGAAGCCGGTGCTGCTCGATCACTTCCAGCGCACCCTCAGCCCCGAGGATCGCGAGATCCTCACCGTCGTCTCGCCGGACATGGGCCGCGTGCGCGTCGCCGACACCTGGTCCGACAGCCTCGGCGCTCCGCTGGCCATCATCCACAAGCGCCGCGACCCGAAGGTGGCCAACCAGGTCTCCGTGCACGAGATCGTCGGAACCGTCGAAGGACGCACCTGTCTGCTGGTCGACGACATGATCGACACGGGCGGCACGATCGTCAAGGCCGCTCAGGCGCTGAAGGCAGCCGGCGCGCATCGCGTGATCGTCGCGGCCACGCACGCGATCTTCAGCGACCCGGCCAACGAGCGCCTGCAGGACCCGTCGATCGACGAGGTCGTCGTCACCGACACGATCCCGCTCACCGAATCGCGGCGCTGGGACCGGCTCACGATCCTGCCGATCGCCCCGCTGCTCGCCCGCGCGGTGCACGAGGTCTTCGAGGACGGCTCGGTCACGAGCATGTTCGGCGGCGACGCGTAA